From the genome of Impatiens glandulifera chromosome 9, dImpGla2.1, whole genome shotgun sequence, one region includes:
- the LOC124915792 gene encoding uncharacterized protein LOC124915792: protein MGDLLILTELVKMYGRFFQNVVKTISKISMMTTKRVDALGWKGLSPLQKCTAAMRMLAYGVYADVVDDYVRIDVSTAIECLKKFVTDVVLVFKSEYLRKPNLNDVQHLLQMGDARSFPDILGSIDCMYWQWKNCPKAWKWMFLSGHKGVPTLLLQALASSDLWIWHAFFGFAGSNNDINVLDRSPLFDEVL from the exons atgggtgaTCTCCTCATCCTCACAGAATTGGTGAAAATGTATGGTCGATTCTTTCAGAACGTCGTAAAGACGATCTCAAAGATCTCCATGATGACAACAAAAAG GGTTGATGCATTGGGATGGAAAGGCTTGTCGCCTCTACAAAAATGCACTGCAGCCATGCGTATGTTGGCTTATGGAGTATATGCTGATGTTGTTGATGACTATGTGCGAATTGATGTGTCCACCGCGATTGAATGTTTGAAAAAGTTTGTCACTGATGTGGTTTTGGTATTCAAAAGTGAATACTTGCGAAAACCAAACTTGAATGATGTACAACACCTATTACAGATGGGGGATGCTCGTAGTTTTCCCGATATTTTAGGTAGTATTGACTGTATGTATTGGCAGTGGAAAAATTGCCCAAAAGCATGGAAATGGATGTTTTTGAGTGGTCACAAAGGGGTACCAACGCTCCTACTTCAAGCACTTGCATCGTCCGATCTATGGATATGGCATGCATTTTTTGGATTTGCCGGTTCTAATAATGACATAAATGTATTAGATCGGTCACCTTTATTCGATGAAGTACTATAA